A stretch of DNA from Takifugu rubripes chromosome 15, fTakRub1.2, whole genome shotgun sequence:
ctaaccctaaccctgaccctgaccctgaccctaacccctaacccctaacccctaacctaaccctaaccctaaccctaaccctgaccctgaccctaaccctaactctaaccctgaccctaacccctaacctaactctaaccctaaccctaacctaaccctaaccctaaccctgaccctaacccctaacctaaccctaaccctaaccctgaccctgaccctaaccctaaccctgaccctgaccctaaccctaactctaaccctgaccctaacccctaacctaaccctaaccctaaccctgaccctaaccctaaccctctaaccctaaccctctaaccccaaccctctaaccctaaccctaaccccaacccctaaccctaaccccaaccctaacccctaaccccaacccctaaccctaaccccaacccctaaccctaaccccaaccccaacccctaaccctaaccctaaccccaacccctaaccctaaccctaaccccaacccctaaccctaaccctaaccccaacccctaaccccaaccctaaccccaacccctaaccctaaccccaacccctaaccctaaccccaaccctaaccccaacccctaaccctaaccccaacccctaaccctaaccctaaccccaacccctaaccccaacccctaaccccaaccctaaccccaacccctaaccctaaccccaagccctaaccctaaccccaacccctaaccccaaccctaaccctaacccctaaccctaaccctaacctaacccctaatcctaccctaaccctaaatcctaacccaaagattaaatattacatctgatatcaaaccaatttaatttggcatttagggggttaaaatggtagggtgaaaaaatgaaaaaagaaaaaacatcgcgtatatagtgtttttttttaaaaaagcgatgccacagcaggcactatataagggacgcgagttcgcaaaaagggaccatttgcttttcaaccagcgtatggaacacatcgtccacagccaatacagcgagccagcttttggttatttagtgtgccctacctgaagaagacccatagggggtcgaaacgtcgctttttggcacactcttccttagttatttaatacatttattgatttttggttttattttacttaccttttaagaaaagggagaaattaaaataaaaaaatacttacccttaaaaaaaatataaaaaaaaacaaaataaacaaaaaaaacattaaaatacttacctttttcctttcctattttttggaaagcgcttttatttcaaaaaaactttctaaaataaataactttcctattttttggaaagcacttttatttcaaaaaactttctaaaataaataacttaccttgatttatggagccgggttggacggaggtgcgctatggcaggggtcgccagcgtgcccatcgtcaacaacaaggatttcagggttatgggaggtcggttgggaggaaggaccgtgctttccctgtctcgtatgggaggcagggtacattcccctaccctaaccctaaccctaaccctgaccctaacctaaccctaaccctgaccctaacccgtaacccctaacctaaccctaaccctaaccctaaccctgaccctaacctaaccctaaccctgaccctaacccctaacccctaacctaaccctaaccctaaccctaaccctaaccctgaccctaacctaaccctaaccctgaccctaacccgtaacccctaacctaaccctaaccctaaccctgaccctaacctaaccctaaccctgaccctaaccctaaccctaaccctaaccctaaccctgaccctaacctaaccctaaccctgaccctaacccgtaacccctaacctaaccctaaccctaacctaaccctaaccctgaccctaacctaaccctaaccctgaccctaacccctaacccctaacctaaccctaaccctaaccctaaccctgaccctaaccctgacccttttcACCCAGACAAACCTCTGCTGCCCCAGACTGCGTTTGGATCTGCCCCAGGATACCCTCAGTGCACCGTCCAACTAGGATTTTCTCTGTTCACACATGGACGTATATCCCAGAATAATCCCATTTAATCTCTAATAGCAACACGTGGAATTGCTCCAACCATGTCAACATGCACTATTGCATCACGATTTAGGGTCATGAAACTGTAGGTGGGGCGAAGCACAAAAACACGACTCCGATGGATTCACCCCTCCCATCTTATCctgaggtgggggggtcggGACAGAACTGACCACTGCACAAGGTTCCGTTTCTTTGTCCCGCAGTGCTGCAGGCCagcaggctggaggaggggtGCCCTCTGGGCCACTTCCCATGTGGGAACATGAGCGAGTGTCTCCCACAGGTCCTGCAGTGCAACGGACACACAGACTGTCCCAACGGCGCCGACGAGCAGCGCTGCGGTGAGTCCAGGCACCAAAATACTGGAGACAgtcgaccctgaccctgaccctgaccctgatcctgaccctgatcctgatcctgaccctgaccctgaccctgaccctaaccctgaccctgaccctaaccctgaccctaaccctaaccctgaccctaaccctaaccctgacccaaccctgactaaccctaaccctgaccctgaccctgaccctgaccctaaccctgaccctgaccctgaccctgaccctaaccctaaccctgacccaaccctgactaaccctaaccctgaccctaaccctaaccctgaccctgaccctgaccctaaccctgaccctgaccctaaccctaaccctgaccctaaccctaaccctgacccaaccctgactaaccctaaccctgaccctgaccctgaccctgaccctaaccctgaccctgaccctgaccctgaccctctaaccctgaccctgaccctaaccctgaccctaaccctaaccctgaccctaaccctaaccctaaccctaaccctaaccctgaccctaaccctaaccctaacccaaccctgaccctaaccctgaccctgaccctaaccctgaccctgaccctaaccctgaccctgaccctgaccctctaaccctgaccctgaccctaaccctgaccctgaccctgaccctgaccctaaccctgaccctgaccctaaccctctaaccctctaaccctgaccctgaccctgaccctaaccctctaaccctgaccctgatcctgaccctgaccctaaccctctaaccctgaccctgaccctgaccctgtcagTCCAGACAGGCAGATAACGCACTGTCCTGGACCGTTGCTGTGCAGCATTTCAGCCTCTTcctgcttgtttgtgttgcaggTGATAACGCCGGATGGGCTGATTTATTCGGCCAGTCGCTCCAGAACGATGGTGCTGTGGAGCGGGACGTGCTGAGGGAATGccgtaagtgtgtgtgctgcacctgcggagggttagcacctgtgtaagtgtgtgtgctgcacctgcagagggttagcacctgtgtaagtgtgtgctgcacctgcggagggttagcacctgtgtaagtgtgtgtgctgcacctgcggagggttagcacctgtgtaagtgtgtgctgcacctgcggagggttagcacctgtgtaagtgcgtgctgcacctgcggagggttagcacctgtgtaagtgcgtgctgcacctgcggagggttagcacctgtgtaagtgtgtgctgcacctgcggagggttagcacctgtgtaagtgtgtgtgctgcacctgcggagggttagcacctgtgtaagtgtgtgctgcacctgcggagggttagcacctgtgtaagtgtgtgtgctgcacctgcggagggttagcacctgtgtaagtgtgtgtgttgcacctgcggagggttagcacctgtgtaagtgtgtgctgtacctgcggagggttagcacctgtgtaagtgcgtgctgcacctgcggagggttagcacctgtgtaagtgcgtgctgcacctgcggagggttagcacctgtgtaagtgcgtgctgcacctgcggagggttagcacctgtgtaagtgtgtgtgctgcacctgcggagggttagcacctgtgtaagtgtgtgtgctgcacctgcggagggttagcacctgtgtaagtgcgtgctgcacctgcggagggttagcacctgtgtaagtgcgtgctgcacctgcggagggttagcacctgtgtaagtgtgtgctgcacctgcggagggttagcacctgtgtaagtgtgtgtgctgcacctgcggagggttagcacctgtgtaagtgtgtgctgcacctgcggagggttagcacctgtgtaagtgtgtgtgctgcacctgcggagggttagcacctgtgtaagtgtgtgctgcacctgcggagggttagcacctgtgtaagtgtgtgctgcacctgcggagggttagcacctgtgtaagtgtgtgtgctgcacctgcggagggttagcacctgtgtaagtgtgtgctgcacctgcggagggttagcacctgtgtaagtgtgtgctgcacctgcggagggttagcacctgtgtaagtgtgtgtgctcatcCCTGGGAGTGTGTAGTCCTCCAGGTGTATCCCCAGAGCTGCGACTGCATCCAAACAGACGTGAAGTGTGTGGCGCTCGACCTGCAGGAGGTTCCCCAGGTTTCCCCCAATGTGACCTGGCTGTAAGAGTCCTCCTCCAATCACATGATCTGTGGCCGTGCTTCACCCTTTTCCCTCTGGGTCTCATGTCAGGTGCTATTTCACTGTCTTCTCACAGGTCTCTGCGGGGCAATAAAATCCAGGCTTTGTCCAGTTTTGTTTTGGCAGAATACGCACACCTAGAAAGACTGTAAGAACCTCCATAAAATATCTTCTTGTTGCATTTTTGCCTCattagaaagaaaaagaagaaaaaacatgaataagattttttttgttgtatttaataCTTCTTTTTTCAAAGCAGAAATGGAGTCATGGAGAGAAATGAACCCAACAGACAGAAATTCCCATTGCTAACATGATCTTTAGCTAAATGATGTGTATCAGACGGCAGATCGAGCTGCGGTTAAAAATGGCAACATTGCTTTAAcgaggctaaagctaaagctaatagCTCTGACTCTGTGGCTCTAAcgaggctaaagctaaagctaatagCTCTGACTCTGTTGCTTTAAcgaggctaaagctaaagctaatagCTCTGACTCTGACATGGTCTCGTTCCTCCCCAGGTTTCTGCAAAACAACAGCCTCCATtttatttcccagcatgctttcaGCGGCCTGCGCAGTTTAAAGAAGTTGTAAGTATCCTGCCAGCGTCATCAGGACCCTGTTCAGGACCCTGTTCAGGACCCTGTTCAGGACCCTGTTCATGCCCAGGACATGAAAAGGGTCCCGAACAGGGTCCTGTTCAGGACCAGGACATGAACAGGGTCCTGAACAGGGTTCTGAACAGGGTCCTGCAGACTGCACCTCATGAGGGTGGGTCAGCCTTTCCTGGTGTCCCATCTCCAGCCTCCTTCTCAGGCCTCTGAAGGAGGGCGCTCAgctttccctccatgttccGTCACATGCTCAGCAGCAGGGACCTCATGACCCCCCACCAGCTTCTGGCCTCCTGCTCatcattttgcttttctttcccacTCTGGGAATTCTCACACGTCTTCCTCTAGTTCCAGCGCCCTCATTTCCATCCTCGTGCTGAAGAGCTCTGATACTCTGAGGCGGGTCTCACGCCTTCATATCTGCTCGCTTCACACACCCTCCACACGCCAGCTTGGGCATGCAGCACTTCCCAAATCATCCAGATTCACATTTGATTCAAAAATCATAGAACAGTAAAATGCCTGAAACATCAACTGATTAATAAACTTTACCTTGAAAAGAGATCTTTGTAGAAGATCTTTAGATCTTTGTAGAAGATCTTTAGATCTTTGTAGAAGATCTAAAGATCTTTATTCAACcagctgtttttaatgtatttgaGGTTTCTTAGTCAGAACCTAATATCCAGCCTCAGTCCTGGTGTGTTCATGGATCTTCATCAGCTACAGTGGctgtgagtcacacacacacactcacacaccctcacatacacaccctctcacacacacacacacacactttgtatTTCTAAATGTTGGTCTGTGATCTCTAAGGTCCAGATTGTGTCacagaaatgttcttttctcatcatcacaaccCTCAGATGTTGGAGGAAACAGCTCTTCCATAAGCTCCAAATATATGTTGAGATCTTTTTGAGCGTCTAGTTTAGTAAAACTGTtctgatttcttcctttctgTGCCAGCGTGTTGGACCACAACCCTCTGAGGATTCTGTCCCAGGACACTTTCATTGGGCTCCAGTCTCTGAAATATCTGTGAGTCAAGTTGTGTtctgttatatatatatatccagcagatatatatatatacagtatatatatatatatattctgatGGTCTCCACACCTGGTGTGTGTTCCTCAGGTCCCTGGTGGACACctccctgcagcagcttcctcatcACAGCTTCTGTCAGCACATGCCGGGCCTGGACTGGCTGTGAGTCTGCTCTGGACGGACCTGTGGGGGGGCTGCTTCACACTAATCTGTGTAAATATTTCCCACTTTCcgccctcttttttccctcagaGATCTCGAAGGGAACCAAATCCAAACTCTCAACTACTCGATTTTGAAGACGTGCGGCGAGCTTGAAGCTCTGTAAGCGttctttcatctttcatctTTCACCCTGTGCTTCAAAGCAACATATTTATTTGACCCCCCCTCAACACCAATTCACAGACTGTTTTGGATCTCCTGTCTTCAGATTACTGATGGACAACAGGATCCAGCGAATTCCCGACAACACTTTCCACTCCCTCTGGAAACTGGCTGAACTGTGAGTAAGAGCCAGTGATGCTTCTGATCTCTAGTCCTGATAATCAGATGGTTACTAGTACCCAGCAATAAGTAACAAATCAGACAAGTGATGAAAGGCTTGGGCAGGGAGAGACGACCCGTTCTCAGGTCCTGTCAGTGACATCAAGGGAAGCGTGGAGGTCCGTTTGGTGTCCATCTGAGATAAGGGTTCCACGCTCCGCTCGTGTCTGAAGCTGCTTATTTTGTGCGACCCATTCTTAGAACTGGCAACCGTGTGTCGATTGTCCCTCATCGTAGAAAAAGGTGCTCAAAACTTGGCGGAGTATCAAATATCCAGAACACGTAGAGACAGAGGACATTACAGACAAGGCACACtctccatacaccatctgctgtctcttcctgcccccccagcTGGGGTAAATGTGAAATGTCTGCTCAGTCTTTACATCCAcgctttcctcttttctgctgtCCAGGAATCTGTCCAGCAACCGGATAAAGGAGCTGCCAAGAAGCACCTTTCAAACCCTCTCCAAGTCGCTGCTCAAGCTGTGAGTGAAGGAAAGGTGCAAGTGTGGTGTTTCTTGTGCTGAAACCTTGGACTCCAGCAGATTTCGGCATTTTTCCGGGTCTCTGGAGCCCGTCCGGTGCAGAGATGCAATCATCAGAGGGAGGCGGCGATTATGTTTTCATAATTCATGCTGAGCTCATTCCACCTTCCAGGGGAAGCACAACTCTCCAGCCACAAACCTTCTTTGGCAGAAGAAACGAATCAAGTGTTCCATcaaggggaggggggtcatgtgacacaagTATGGattcttctgtttgtttctttctgcaggaACATCTCATACAACCCTCTTCTCCGCATTCACCCCGGCCACTTCgaccacctgattcagctgcaATCTCTGTGAGGATCCTGATGCACACACGTTTAATTCATTTACAATTAATTTAATTTCTAAATGAGTCTCGCTCTGATGgtctctcctccctgcagggctCTGGAGGGGATAGAAATCCCTGAAATTGAAACAAAGATGTTCCTGCCCATGAAGAACCTCTCCCACATGTATGCACACCTTTGAGGAGTACCTGGCACGTGTCGTTCCACCAccgtcttcttcctctgttcttCTTCCAGCTATTTCAAGACATTCCAGTACTGCTCTTACGCGCCCCACGTCCGTTCCTGTAAGCCCAATACGGATGGGATTTCTTCCTTTGAGGACCTGTTGGCTAACGTGGTGCTGCGAGTGTCCGTCTGGGTCATTGCCTTCATCacgtgctttggtaacctcctGGTCATCGGCATGAGGTCACTGATCCGAGCGGAGAACAACCAGCATGCTGCTTGCATCAAAGTCCTGTGCTGTGAGTGACACTCTCCCTCAGGGTTCCGGTTCGGGTTCGGGAATAAAAGAGGTAGATGCAGGCCGGGAGGATTAAAGCCGGACTTGCATCCGTACCCAGAATGCTGGGATGGATGGTTTAGCTGTTCAAAATGTCGGCTCCTCTGTTTTCGTGCAGGTGCAGACTGCCTCATGGGGGTCTACCTTTTCTTCCTTGGAGTTTCTGATGTGAAATTCCGAGGAGAGTACAACCGAAACGCCCTGCTCTGGATGGAGAGTGTGGAGTGTCGAAC
This window harbors:
- the LOC101061693 gene encoding relaxin receptor 2 isoform X1 yields the protein MTARSCQRLRMDVPVFMLLFHLNAEIRVLQASRLEEGCPLGHFPCGNMSECLPQVLQCNGHTDCPNGADEQRCGDNAGWADLFGQSLQNDGAVERDVLRECLLQVYPQSCDCIQTDVKCVALDLQEVPQVSPNVTWLSLRGNKIQALSSFVLAEYAHLERLFLQNNSLHFISQHAFSGLRSLKKLFLSQNLISSLSPGVFMDLHQLQWLVLDHNPLRILSQDTFIGLQSLKYLSLVDTSLQQLPHHSFCQHMPGLDWLDLEGNQIQTLNYSILKTCGELEALLLMDNRIQRIPDNTFHSLWKLAELNLSSNRIKELPRSTFQTLSKSLLKLNISYNPLLRIHPGHFDHLIQLQSLALEGIEIPEIETKMFLPMKNLSHIYFKTFQYCSYAPHVRSCKPNTDGISSFEDLLANVVLRVSVWVIAFITCFGNLLVIGMRSLIRAENNQHAACIKVLCCADCLMGVYLFFLGVSDVKFRGEYNRNALLWMESVECRTIGFLAMLSSEVSVLLLTYLTLEKFLVIVFPFSNLRPSKPLTGVVLASIWLLGVVIAAVPLMNEDVFGNYYGRNGVCFPLHSDRQEKPTAKGYSTGIFLGLNLVAFLIIVFSYSSMFYSIYKTGINATDVRSRLHRDVAVANRFFFIVFSDALCWIPIFLVKILSLLEVEIPDTISSWVVIFILPINSALNPILYTLTTSFFREQVEVSLCRWQRRHMLKKDHKSLTSSTILMETPQISCYHLSSYLQRVSLKDADPRYA
- the LOC101061693 gene encoding relaxin receptor 2 isoform X2, translating into MTARSCQRLRMDVPVFMLLFHLNAEIRVLQASRLEEGCPLGHFPCGNMSECLPQVLQCNGHTDCPNGADEQRCGDNAGWADLFGQSLQNDGAVERDVLRECLLQVYPQSCDCIQTDVKCVALDLQEVPQVSPNVTWLSLRGNKIQALSSFVLAEYAHLERLFLQNNSLHFISQHAFSGLRSLKKFVLDHNPLRILSQDTFIGLQSLKYLSLVDTSLQQLPHHSFCQHMPGLDWLDLEGNQIQTLNYSILKTCGELEALLLMDNRIQRIPDNTFHSLWKLAELNLSSNRIKELPRSTFQTLSKSLLKLNISYNPLLRIHPGHFDHLIQLQSLALEGIEIPEIETKMFLPMKNLSHIYFKTFQYCSYAPHVRSCKPNTDGISSFEDLLANVVLRVSVWVIAFITCFGNLLVIGMRSLIRAENNQHAACIKVLCCADCLMGVYLFFLGVSDVKFRGEYNRNALLWMESVECRTIGFLAMLSSEVSVLLLTYLTLEKFLVIVFPFSNLRPSKPLTGVVLASIWLLGVVIAAVPLMNEDVFGNYYGRNGVCFPLHSDRQEKPTAKGYSTGIFLGLNLVAFLIIVFSYSSMFYSIYKTGINATDVRSRLHRDVAVANRFFFIVFSDALCWIPIFLVKILSLLEVEIPDTISSWVVIFILPINSALNPILYTLTTSFFREQVEVSLCRWQRRHMLKKDHKSLTSSTILMETPQISCYHLSSYLQRVSLKDADPRYA